Genomic DNA from Candidatus Obscuribacterales bacterium:
TAGGCCACGCTGTCCCAGGTATCCGCCATGCGCAGCATGAACTTATAGCGCTGCCCATCGCCCCGCAGCCGCAGCCGCACCCCAGCATGGCCCGAAAAATCCAGCGGTGGCGTAAAGTTGCGGGTGCGAATGGACGCAAAGCCGCCGGAATTGGCCGTGGACACCGTGCCTGCAAAGACCGCCGACGTGCCCACCAAGCGAATGCCGCTCTGACTGACGCCGCCCATCACCACATCATCCAGCGCTCCCCAAATGTCTTGCACCGAGGGGCTAGGATGACTGAAATCAAACACCGGGGTCAACGCCTCCGGACTCGACGACAGGTGGGCGATCGCCTGGGTTAACCCCTGCCAAGCCGGATCCGCCTGCACCGTCTCCACCGTCGTCGCAGCACTGCCATAGACCCAACCCTGGCCATCGGCCAAGATGTTGGCCAACATCTTAGGATCCGTCCACTCGGTCTCAATCCAGTCCACCTGATCCGCCAGATCGCCCCAGGTCACTCGCTGGGTGGCTGCATCCGTCACCAGCGATCGCAGCCGGTAGCCCGCATCCAGCAACGGCTGTCCCACCGATGGCGGCACATTGCCTAGAAGAACCACGGTGTTGGGCAAAGCGTTGGGCGTGGACGAAAACGCG
This window encodes:
- a CDS encoding CIA30 family protein, with the protein product MGQSQWDLGRFVKTLSYYGVVPILSSFDWFQSMFDSRPNPTLSPSAIAFSSTPNALPNTVVLLGNVPPSVGQPLLDAGYRLRSLVTDAATQRVTWGDLADQVDWIETEWTDPKMLANILADGQGWVYGSAATTVETVQADPAWQGLTQAIAHLSSSPEALTPVFDFSHPSPSVQDIWGALDDVVMGGVSQSGIRLVGTSAVFAGTVSTANSGGFASIRTRNFTPPLDFSGHAGVRLRLRGDGQRYKFMLRMADTWDSVAYCYSFDTRADDWMTVHIPFEALIPVFRAKTVPNAPALDPHHICAIQLMLSKFEYDGSLNPHFQAGAFQLELRSVDLYRSAQAPSDRPLVILSSVPSPEPLMAMLNTETVTPHGLTWDESDRLTAVLKENLQNR